A single Streptomyces mirabilis DNA region contains:
- a CDS encoding lytic transglycosylase domain-containing protein gives MAGHRVRGARGTAVAAAAMAALTASQAPGAVPARASVPPRQAPAEQGPSVSGDTRYRTDLPLLRTRERKGEASVAGAALPASVFAAYRHAEAELARTAPGCRLRWQLLAAIGQVESGQARGGRVTADGTTVAPILGPRLDGGAFAVMRDTDGGAYDGDAAYDRAVGPMQFIPSTWARWGTDGNGDGRADPDNVFDAALAAGRYLCAGGRDLSDPAELDRAVLGYNHSEAYLSTVRAWYAYFLDGYRVVPDSSAKSSAHPEPSRPPSTPKPSPTPSARPSAVPSSTPSAPSPTPGTSRPAGGATPTEKPQLPSPGTDIELPGDDLLPSGGPLTSNSGDSTTSAPSTTAATGR, from the coding sequence ATGGCAGGCCACAGAGTCAGAGGCGCCAGGGGTACGGCGGTCGCGGCGGCGGCCATGGCGGCGCTGACCGCGTCGCAGGCGCCGGGGGCGGTCCCGGCACGGGCCTCCGTACCCCCGCGGCAGGCGCCCGCCGAGCAGGGGCCGAGCGTGTCGGGCGACACCCGGTACCGCACCGACCTCCCGCTGCTGCGGACCCGGGAACGCAAGGGCGAGGCGTCGGTGGCGGGCGCCGCGCTGCCGGCGAGCGTGTTCGCCGCCTACCGGCACGCCGAGGCGGAACTCGCACGCACCGCGCCCGGCTGCCGGCTGCGGTGGCAGTTGCTGGCCGCGATCGGCCAGGTGGAGTCCGGGCAGGCGCGCGGCGGTCGGGTGACGGCGGACGGTACGACCGTGGCTCCCATCCTCGGGCCGCGGCTGGACGGCGGCGCCTTCGCCGTCATGCGGGACACCGACGGCGGCGCGTACGACGGGGACGCGGCCTACGACCGGGCGGTCGGACCGATGCAGTTCATCCCGTCGACCTGGGCCCGCTGGGGCACGGACGGCAACGGCGACGGGCGGGCCGACCCGGACAACGTCTTCGACGCGGCGCTCGCCGCCGGGCGCTACCTGTGTGCGGGCGGACGAGACCTCTCCGACCCGGCCGAGCTGGACCGGGCGGTCCTCGGCTACAACCACTCGGAGGCGTATCTGAGCACGGTCAGGGCCTGGTACGCGTACTTCCTGGACGGGTATCGGGTGGTGCCGGACAGCTCCGCGAAGTCCTCCGCGCACCCGGAGCCGTCGCGGCCGCCGTCCACGCCGAAGCCCTCGCCGACACCGTCCGCCCGTCCGAGCGCCGTCCCCTCCTCGACACCGTCCGCTCCCTCGCCGACCCCCGGCACGTCCCGTCCGGCAGGCGGGGCCACTCCGACGGAGAAGCCCCAACTCCCCTCGCCCGGCACGGACATCGAACTGCCCGGCGACGACCTGCTGCCCAGCGGCGGTCCGCTGACCAGTAACAGCGGGGACTCGACGACCTCCGCCCCCTCCACAACCGCGGCTACCGGGCGGTAA
- a CDS encoding ATP-binding protein, translating to MKSEISTRHFTQLLSGTPRGARLARLVVAELAANAVTQGQVKGRGFRLTLSADASDTLRVEVADPRGDRQPLARRTASSTDETGRGLLLVDALTARWGTEPWPPSGKVVWAEIGLPHPVLTASASAAQPSTGAAPEAAS from the coding sequence ATGAAGTCAGAAATCTCCACCCGGCATTTCACCCAACTGCTCAGCGGCACGCCTCGCGGCGCCCGCCTGGCGCGGCTGGTCGTCGCCGAGTTGGCGGCGAACGCGGTCACGCAAGGGCAGGTGAAGGGGCGCGGGTTCCGGCTCACGCTCAGTGCCGACGCCTCGGACACGCTCCGTGTCGAAGTGGCCGACCCACGAGGCGATCGCCAGCCCCTGGCCCGTCGTACCGCGAGTTCCACCGACGAGACGGGGCGGGGGCTGCTCCTCGTCGACGCGCTGACGGCCCGGTGGGGCACTGAGCCATGGCCGCCGTCCGGCAAGGTCGTGTGGGCGGAGATCGGTCTTCCACACCCTGTGCTCACTGCTTCCGCATCCGCCGCTCAGCCCTCGACCGGGGCTGCACCAGAGGCAGCAAGCTGA
- a CDS encoding LysR family substrate-binding domain-containing protein — protein MHGAARADRLVVGFAPGLSVSPAVRAFTRTHPDIEIELLHLNWYEKGEALRDGRADVGFLRRPFDEGGIHTIPVGSEPKVVCLPTTHPLASRRRLTLAALDGETILDFHARRTATVEEKLELVAAGRGIALLPRSVARSYSRPDLANRPVTDVPPTEICLAVLEARRDGHVDDFLTTATHALSEHRP, from the coding sequence GTGCACGGCGCCGCCCGCGCCGACCGTCTGGTCGTCGGTTTCGCCCCCGGTCTGAGCGTCTCCCCCGCGGTCCGCGCGTTCACCCGGACCCACCCCGACATCGAGATCGAACTGCTCCACCTGAACTGGTACGAGAAGGGCGAGGCGCTCCGGGACGGCCGGGCCGACGTCGGCTTCCTGCGCCGCCCCTTCGACGAGGGCGGGATCCACACCATCCCGGTGGGCAGCGAACCGAAGGTCGTGTGCCTCCCCACCACCCACCCCCTGGCGTCCCGCCGCCGGCTGACCCTGGCCGCCCTCGACGGCGAGACGATCCTGGACTTCCACGCGCGTCGCACCGCGACGGTGGAGGAGAAACTCGAACTCGTCGCGGCCGGACGCGGCATAGCACTGCTGCCGCGCAGCGTCGCCCGCTCCTACTCACGCCCCGACCTCGCAAACCGACCGGTGACCGACGTCCCCCCGACCGAGATCTGCCTCGCCGTACTCGAGGCCCGCCGCGACGGTCACGTGGACGACTTCCTGACCACCGCGACACACGCGCTGTCCGAACACCGCCCCTGA
- a CDS encoding MCE family protein — protein sequence MTPFRERNPVVIGAVGLTFLALLTVAAFNADSLPLIGGGETYSAAFSEAGGLKPGDEVRIAGVKVGKVEDVDLDGDHVKVTFKIKGDPGFGTETGASIRVKTILGAKYLALRPKGPGQLKPGSEIPLKRTVPAYDVVQAFSDLTTTTEKVDTDQLAKALDTISTTFQDSPAEVRASIKGLSKISRTVASRDKALGELLDHANGVTGVLAEHSEDFTALVKDGDQLFKEISKRRKAIHRLLKSSAALGIELSGLVEDNDKEIGPALKGLNRVVQMLERNQSSLDRSVKLLAPYVRVFSNTLGNGRWFDSYVQNLVAAPVVPRTGGTQ from the coding sequence CTGACCCCGTTCCGCGAGCGCAACCCCGTGGTGATCGGAGCCGTCGGTCTCACCTTCCTCGCGCTGCTGACCGTGGCCGCGTTCAACGCCGACAGCCTGCCGCTGATCGGCGGAGGCGAGACATACAGCGCGGCCTTCTCGGAGGCGGGCGGCCTCAAGCCCGGCGACGAGGTGCGGATCGCCGGCGTCAAGGTCGGCAAGGTCGAGGACGTCGATCTGGACGGTGACCACGTCAAGGTCACCTTCAAGATCAAGGGCGATCCTGGATTCGGCACCGAGACCGGCGCCTCGATCCGGGTCAAGACGATCCTCGGCGCGAAGTACCTCGCGCTGCGCCCCAAGGGACCGGGACAGCTGAAGCCCGGCAGCGAGATACCGCTGAAGAGGACGGTTCCGGCGTACGACGTCGTGCAGGCGTTCAGCGATCTCACTACGACGACGGAGAAGGTCGACACCGACCAGTTGGCGAAGGCCCTGGACACCATCTCCACCACGTTCCAGGACTCGCCCGCCGAGGTGCGGGCGTCCATCAAGGGCCTGTCGAAGATCTCCCGGACGGTCGCCTCGCGCGACAAGGCGCTGGGCGAACTCCTCGACCACGCGAACGGCGTCACGGGCGTGCTGGCCGAGCACTCCGAGGACTTCACCGCGCTGGTCAAGGACGGCGACCAGCTGTTCAAGGAGATCAGCAAGCGGCGCAAGGCGATCCACAGGCTGCTGAAGAGCTCCGCAGCGCTGGGCATCGAGCTCTCCGGCCTGGTCGAGGACAACGACAAGGAGATCGGGCCCGCGCTCAAGGGCCTGAATCGCGTGGTGCAGATGCTCGAACGAAATCAGTCGAGCCTCGACCGGAGCGTCAAGCTGCTCGCGCCGTACGTCCGGGTCTTCAGCAACACCCTCGGCAACGGCCGCTGGTTCGACAGCTACGTCCAGAACCTGGTCGCCGCTCCGGTGGTGCCGCGCACGGGAGGCACGCAGTGA
- a CDS encoding MCE family protein, producing MRVLRLRLYGVVFLAVLALLLSLSVAVYQQVFTPAVRIELEADSLGNQLDPRADVKLRGLLVGEVRAVHADGTKATLDIALKPEYVADIPSDVHARLLPKTLFGEKYVDLVAPARSSARPIRAGDVITQDRTRVGIELQQLMNDLLPLLQTVQPGKLNATLSAFATALEGRGDRIGDNLTRVEDYLHRLNPHLPSLTEDFARLADVAEVYGDAAPDLMAILRNTVTTSRTLVEQRDRLASALTTTATAAATANDFLDANGDRLITLGRVSRPTLELFARYSPEYPCLLAGLVREEQASEQAFRGGKMHITLEVVRQQGAYEPGEYPRYDDRSGPDCRDLPHPPVPAPGIHLNDGSAKGSSSSPVGVSATRAEQRSVGSLVAPVMGVPADEVPPVATLLFGPMARGTAVSVA from the coding sequence ATGAGAGTGCTGAGACTGCGGTTGTACGGCGTCGTGTTCCTCGCCGTGCTCGCGCTGCTGCTGTCCCTGTCCGTCGCCGTGTACCAGCAGGTGTTCACCCCGGCCGTACGGATCGAGCTGGAGGCCGACAGCCTCGGCAACCAGCTCGATCCGCGCGCCGACGTCAAGCTGCGCGGACTGCTGGTCGGCGAGGTGCGCGCGGTGCACGCCGACGGGACGAAGGCGACGCTCGACATCGCGCTCAAGCCGGAGTACGTCGCGGACATCCCCTCCGACGTGCACGCGCGTCTGCTGCCCAAGACGCTGTTCGGCGAGAAGTACGTCGACCTGGTCGCTCCCGCGCGCTCCTCGGCCAGGCCCATCCGCGCGGGGGACGTCATCACCCAGGACCGCACCCGCGTCGGCATCGAGCTCCAGCAGCTGATGAACGACCTGCTGCCGCTGCTGCAGACGGTGCAGCCCGGCAAGCTCAACGCCACGCTCTCCGCGTTCGCCACCGCCCTCGAAGGGCGCGGCGACCGGATCGGCGACAACCTCACGCGCGTGGAGGACTATCTGCACCGGCTCAATCCTCATCTGCCGTCCCTCACCGAGGACTTCGCACGGCTGGCCGACGTCGCCGAGGTGTACGGCGACGCGGCTCCCGATCTGATGGCGATCCTGCGCAACACCGTCACCACCAGCCGCACCCTGGTCGAGCAGCGGGACCGGCTCGCGTCCGCGCTCACCACGACGGCCACCGCCGCGGCCACCGCGAACGACTTCCTCGACGCGAACGGCGACCGGCTGATCACCCTGGGCCGGGTCTCCCGCCCCACGCTCGAACTCTTCGCCCGCTACTCGCCCGAGTACCCCTGCCTCCTCGCCGGCCTGGTACGCGAGGAACAGGCATCCGAGCAGGCGTTCCGCGGCGGCAAGATGCACATCACGCTCGAAGTCGTCCGTCAGCAAGGGGCGTACGAACCCGGCGAGTACCCCCGCTACGACGACCGGTCGGGGCCCGACTGCCGCGACCTGCCCCATCCGCCGGTACCCGCGCCCGGGATTCACCTCAACGACGGTTCGGCGAAGGGCAGTTCGTCCAGTCCGGTCGGCGTCTCCGCCACCCGGGCCGAGCAGCGCTCCGTCGGCTCGCTCGTGGCGCCCGTCATGGGCGTGCCCGCTGACGAGGTGCCGCCGGTCGCGACCCTGCTGTTCGGACCGATGGCGCGCGGGACGGCGGTGAGCGTCGCATGA
- a CDS encoding ABC transporter ATP-binding protein: MGVEICVEGLTKSFGHQVIWQDVSLTLPAGEVSVMLGPSGTGKSVFLKTLVGLLKPDRGSVKVAGRDVTKLREHELYEVRKLFGVLFQDGALFGSMSLYDNIAFPLREHTRKSESQVRRIVLEKMDMVGLIGSEGKLPGEISGGMRKRAGLARALVLDPEIILFDEPDSGLDPVRVAYLNQLIVDLNAQINATFLIVTHDIASARQVPDNIGLLFRRELVMFGPREKLLTSDEPVVQQFLNGRMQGPIGMAEEKDAAQVEQELARLGDADRKPRHVGNDMTPRLMPGPGIARPPRWEAIARREAELHRKAVTGA, translated from the coding sequence ATGGGTGTCGAGATCTGTGTGGAGGGGCTGACCAAGTCCTTCGGTCACCAGGTCATCTGGCAGGACGTCTCGCTGACGCTGCCCGCCGGGGAGGTCTCGGTCATGCTCGGCCCCTCGGGCACGGGCAAGTCGGTGTTCCTCAAGACGCTCGTCGGACTGCTGAAGCCGGACCGGGGTTCCGTGAAGGTCGCGGGCCGGGACGTCACCAAGCTGCGCGAGCACGAGCTGTACGAGGTGCGGAAGCTGTTCGGGGTGTTGTTCCAGGACGGTGCGCTGTTCGGCTCGATGAGCCTGTACGACAACATCGCTTTCCCGCTGCGCGAGCACACCCGCAAGTCCGAGAGCCAGGTCCGGCGCATCGTGCTGGAGAAGATGGACATGGTCGGGCTGATCGGTTCGGAGGGGAAGCTGCCCGGCGAGATCTCCGGCGGGATGCGCAAACGGGCCGGGCTGGCGCGAGCGCTGGTCCTCGATCCGGAGATCATCCTGTTCGACGAACCGGACTCGGGACTCGACCCGGTGCGCGTCGCGTACCTCAACCAACTCATCGTCGACCTCAACGCGCAGATCAACGCGACGTTCCTGATCGTCACGCACGACATCGCCTCGGCCCGCCAGGTGCCGGACAACATCGGGCTGTTGTTCCGGCGCGAGCTGGTCATGTTCGGGCCCCGCGAGAAGCTGCTGACCAGCGACGAGCCCGTCGTACAACAGTTTCTGAACGGCCGGATGCAGGGGCCGATCGGGATGGCGGAGGAGAAGGACGCCGCGCAGGTCGAGCAGGAGCTGGCGCGGCTCGGCGACGCGGACCGGAAACCCCGCCACGTCGGCAACGACATGACGCCGCGCCTGATGCCGGGCCCCGGCATCGCTCGTCCGCCCCGCTGGGAGGCGATCGCGAGACGCGAGGCCGAGCTGCACCGGAAGGCGGTGACCGGCGCATGA
- a CDS encoding RNA polymerase sigma factor — MATDMPDMPAEIQAAHDRWQRMWSHREQLLKVARRRSMSPEDAEDAVHEAMLRAAERPDLDDERLGGWLTTVTMRLCVDRYRQVNREAEVHRSPTLAAPGPVPVEEAVCDRAEARWLAVRSGELPARQAEALRLKSEGLDVGQVAVRMGLSYRTVESLLARARRTLRNSLAGTLGLALFLWGRGKLRAGGHVQAVAVTSTAATLVVAGFVLPYVHDGDRQGTAPRPSVSRMAQATTQTVRPDGVGRVAAPNARDLSAASASHAATPTVPPGDDDRSLLPLSVPPLPDASLSPVPSVPDVPGVSDLPSVPGLSDLPATSTVPTTPPALPEAPATPSAPVDVPTPTALP, encoded by the coding sequence ATGGCGACGGACATGCCGGACATGCCTGCGGAGATACAGGCGGCCCACGACCGTTGGCAGCGCATGTGGAGCCACCGCGAGCAACTGCTCAAGGTGGCCCGGCGCAGGTCGATGAGCCCGGAGGACGCCGAGGACGCGGTGCACGAGGCCATGCTGCGCGCCGCGGAGCGCCCCGACCTGGACGACGAGCGCCTCGGCGGCTGGCTGACGACCGTGACCATGCGGCTGTGTGTCGATCGGTATCGCCAGGTCAACCGTGAGGCCGAGGTACACCGCAGCCCCACGCTCGCCGCGCCGGGTCCGGTGCCCGTCGAGGAGGCGGTGTGCGACCGGGCCGAGGCCAGGTGGCTGGCCGTGCGCAGCGGGGAGCTGCCCGCGCGCCAGGCCGAGGCGCTCCGGCTGAAGTCCGAGGGCCTCGACGTGGGCCAGGTCGCCGTGCGCATGGGGCTGAGCTATCGCACCGTCGAGTCGCTGCTCGCCCGGGCCCGGCGCACGCTGCGCAACTCGCTGGCCGGAACGCTGGGCCTCGCCCTGTTCCTGTGGGGGCGCGGCAAGCTGCGCGCGGGCGGACACGTGCAGGCCGTGGCGGTGACCTCGACGGCCGCGACCCTGGTGGTGGCGGGGTTCGTGTTGCCGTACGTCCACGACGGGGACAGGCAGGGCACGGCTCCCCGACCCTCCGTGTCCCGCATGGCCCAGGCGACCACGCAGACCGTCCGGCCCGACGGCGTCGGCCGCGTGGCCGCCCCGAACGCCCGTGATCTGTCGGCCGCCTCGGCGTCCCACGCAGCGACGCCGACGGTGCCGCCCGGCGATGACGACCGGTCGTTGCTGCCTCTGTCGGTGCCACCGCTGCCGGACGCCTCGCTGTCACCAGTGCCGTCCGTCCCCGACGTCCCCGGCGTGTCCGACCTGCCGAGCGTGCCCGGCCTCTCCGATCTGCCGGCCACGTCCACGGTCCCGACGACGCCTCCGGCCCTCCCGGAGGCTCCCGCCACGCCCTCCGCCCCGGTCGACGTACCGACCCCGACCGCGCTGCCGTAG
- a CDS encoding MlaE family ABC transporter permease: MRLSPTGALRHSGNLFAMALDVVRTVPRRPFQAREFIQQAWFVASVTILPTALVSIPFGAVIALQIGSLTRQLGAQSFSGAASVLAVLREASPIVTALLIAGAGGTAICADLGARKIREEIDAMQVLGIDPIHRLVVPRVLASMVVAVLLNGLVSVVGVAGGYFFNVVLQNGTPGAYLASFTTLAQLSDLWAAEIKALVFGAIAAIVASYKGLTAKGGPKGVGDAVNQSVVITFMLLFVTNFVMTAVYFQVVPQRG, from the coding sequence ATGAGGCTGTCACCTACCGGGGCGCTGAGGCACTCGGGGAACCTCTTCGCGATGGCGCTGGACGTCGTCCGGACCGTGCCCCGACGGCCGTTCCAGGCACGGGAGTTCATCCAGCAGGCCTGGTTCGTCGCGAGCGTCACCATCCTGCCGACGGCCCTCGTGTCCATCCCCTTCGGTGCGGTCATCGCGCTGCAGATCGGCAGCCTGACCCGGCAGCTCGGCGCCCAGTCGTTCTCCGGGGCCGCCTCGGTGCTTGCGGTGCTGCGCGAGGCATCGCCGATCGTCACCGCCCTGCTGATCGCGGGCGCCGGCGGCACGGCGATCTGCGCGGACCTCGGGGCGCGGAAGATCCGCGAGGAGATCGACGCGATGCAGGTGCTGGGCATCGACCCGATCCACCGGCTGGTCGTCCCGCGGGTCCTGGCCTCGATGGTGGTGGCGGTGTTGCTCAACGGCCTGGTGTCGGTGGTGGGCGTCGCGGGCGGCTACTTCTTCAACGTCGTCCTGCAGAACGGCACACCGGGCGCCTATTTGGCCTCCTTCACCACGCTCGCCCAGCTCTCCGACCTGTGGGCGGCGGAGATCAAGGCGCTGGTGTTCGGCGCGATCGCCGCGATCGTCGCCTCGTACAAGGGACTCACCGCGAAGGGCGGCCCGAAGGGTGTGGGCGACGCGGTGAACCAGTCGGTGGTGATCACCTTCATGTTGCTGTTCGTGACGAACTTCGTGATGACCGCCGTGTACTTCCAAGTCGTTCCGCAGAGGGGCTGA
- a CDS encoding MlaE family ABC transporter permease: MALLNRLEELGSQLSFYGRSLAWTGRTLRRYKKEILRLLAEVSFGRGALAVVGGTVGVIAFLSFFTGTEVGLQGYAALNQLGTSNFVAFLSAYFNTREIAPLVAGLALSATVGAGFTAQLGAMRISEETDALEVMGVPSLPFLVTTRMIAGFVAVIPLYVVGLLSSYFAARTITTGYYGQSAGTYDHYFQQYLPPVDVLWSFGKVLVFAVLIILVHCFYGYYASGGPAGVGVAVGRAVRTSIVAINVLDFFLSLAIWGANTTVRIAG, translated from the coding sequence ATGGCGCTGCTGAATCGTCTGGAGGAGCTGGGCAGCCAACTGTCCTTCTACGGCCGCTCATTGGCGTGGACGGGCCGCACCCTGCGCCGCTACAAGAAGGAGATCCTGCGGCTGCTCGCCGAGGTGAGCTTCGGGCGCGGCGCCCTCGCCGTCGTGGGCGGCACGGTCGGCGTCATCGCCTTCCTGTCGTTCTTCACCGGCACGGAGGTGGGCCTGCAGGGGTACGCCGCACTCAACCAGCTCGGCACCTCCAACTTCGTGGCGTTCCTCTCGGCGTATTTCAACACGCGTGAGATCGCTCCCCTGGTGGCGGGTCTCGCGCTCTCCGCGACCGTTGGTGCCGGGTTCACCGCGCAGCTGGGCGCGATGCGGATCAGCGAGGAGACCGACGCCCTCGAAGTCATGGGCGTCCCCTCGCTGCCGTTCCTGGTGACCACCCGGATGATCGCCGGCTTCGTCGCGGTGATCCCGCTGTACGTGGTCGGACTGCTGTCCTCGTACTTCGCCGCCCGCACCATCACCACCGGCTACTACGGGCAGTCGGCGGGCACCTACGACCACTACTTCCAGCAGTACCTGCCGCCGGTCGACGTGCTGTGGTCCTTCGGGAAGGTGCTCGTCTTCGCCGTCCTGATCATCCTCGTGCACTGCTTCTACGGCTACTACGCGAGCGGCGGCCCGGCGGGCGTCGGCGTCGCCGTGGGCCGCGCCGTGCGCACCTCGATCGTCGCGATCAACGTCCTGGACTTCTTCCTGTCGCTCGCGATCTGGGGCGCCAACACGACCGTACGGATTGCGGGGTGA
- a CDS encoding MCE family protein — protein sequence MRTSGARRAAAPLIKFSLFALVTILATALLAATIVNISLTPEHTYHAVFSDVTGLEKGDDIRVAGVRVGEVEDISIKDRTLAQVTFSVGADRPLLNSTGAVVRYRNLVGQRYVALTEGAGDGTRLKPGATIPLSRTQPALDLNALLNGFKPLFAALSPQDVNQLATEIIRTLQGEGGTVNSLLVHTASLTTTLAGRDKLIGAVIDNLNTVLETLDKRGARFSGLLKQLRRVISGLSADRKPIGQSLVGIGDLTDATSGLLKDARPPLKDDIAELTDLTGTLNKNENTVEGVLKRLPNKLNELTGTASYGSWFNFYLCDFDGRIVLPKTKQVLTPELHVASARCGA from the coding sequence ATGAGGACGTCAGGAGCCCGGCGGGCCGCTGCCCCGCTGATCAAGTTCAGTCTCTTCGCCCTGGTGACGATCCTGGCGACGGCTCTGCTCGCCGCCACCATCGTCAACATCTCCCTCACCCCCGAGCACACGTATCACGCGGTGTTCAGCGACGTGACGGGCCTGGAGAAGGGCGACGACATCCGGGTGGCCGGGGTACGGGTCGGCGAGGTCGAGGACATCAGCATCAAGGACCGGACGCTGGCGCAGGTCACCTTCAGCGTCGGCGCGGACCGTCCGCTGCTGAACAGCACCGGCGCGGTCGTCCGCTACCGGAACCTGGTCGGACAGCGTTACGTCGCCCTGACCGAGGGCGCGGGAGACGGCACCCGGCTGAAGCCCGGCGCCACGATCCCGCTGTCGCGCACGCAGCCCGCGCTGGACCTCAACGCGCTGCTGAACGGCTTCAAGCCACTGTTCGCCGCGCTCAGCCCGCAGGACGTCAACCAGCTCGCCACCGAGATCATCCGGACACTCCAGGGCGAGGGCGGCACCGTCAACAGCCTGCTGGTGCATACGGCTTCGCTCACCACGACCCTGGCCGGCCGCGACAAGCTGATCGGGGCGGTGATCGACAACCTCAACACCGTGCTGGAGACGCTGGACAAACGCGGCGCCCGCTTCTCCGGGCTGCTCAAGCAGCTGCGGCGAGTGATTTCGGGACTGTCCGCCGACCGCAAGCCCATCGGACAGTCGCTGGTGGGCATCGGCGACCTCACGGACGCCACCTCGGGGCTGCTCAAGGACGCGCGTCCGCCCCTGAAGGACGACATCGCCGAGCTGACCGATCTCACCGGAACGCTGAACAAGAACGAGAACACCGTGGAGGGCGTGCTGAAGCGGCTGCCGAACAAGCTCAACGAGCTGACGGGGACGGCGTCCTACGGCTCTTGGTTCAACTTCTACCTCTGCGACTTCGACGGCCGGATCGTGCTGCCGAAGACGAAGCAGGTGCTCACTCCCGAGCTGCACGTGGCGAGCGCGAGGTGCGGCGCATGA